A single region of the Biomaibacter acetigenes genome encodes:
- a CDS encoding aldehyde ferredoxin oxidoreductase C-terminal domain-containing protein produces MGYDIEEKPTEEKMKILREYRESQYQKLCDAVYKRRGWNSNGVPTLETVKQLGIDFPDVVELVSRYQ; encoded by the coding sequence TTGGGATATGATATTGAGGAAAAACCCACCGAAGAAAAAATGAAGATCCTCCGGGAATACAGGGAATCCCAGTATCAAAAGCTGTGTGATGCGGTATATAAGCGCAGGGGCTGGAATTCCAACGGAGTGCCTACCCTTGAGACTGTAAAACAGCTTGGTATAGATTTCCCTGATGTGGTAGAATTAGTAAGTAGATACCAATGA
- a CDS encoding ATP-binding protein, with amino-acid sequence MKEIIVLSGKGGTGKTTVTASLAALAKDAVLTDCDVDAADLYLLLNPKIKDTFKFWGSQKARISEHKCIRCGKCETVCRFDAIKDFKVNPTFCEGCGVCYNICPEKAIDMVDTLSGHWYISDTRYGPMVHARLGIAEENSGKLVSLVKKTARDIAEREGYKYIITDGPPGIGCPVISTLSGADVALIVTEPTAAGLHDLERVLKLAENFKVTVKVVINKFDLAQEKSKEIEQYCIYKGIEVIGKIPFDEDVVKAISKGVPPVEYSFGPAAEVLKNVAVLSFGDSGCRQE; translated from the coding sequence ATGAAGGAAATAATTGTACTGAGCGGTAAAGGTGGTACAGGAAAGACTACAGTGACGGCCTCTCTTGCGGCTTTAGCAAAAGATGCGGTTTTGACCGACTGTGACGTGGATGCAGCCGACCTATACCTGCTTTTAAACCCGAAGATTAAAGACACCTTTAAGTTCTGGGGAAGTCAGAAGGCTCGCATAAGTGAACATAAATGCATAAGGTGCGGCAAATGTGAAACAGTATGCCGCTTTGATGCCATAAAAGATTTTAAAGTAAACCCCACTTTTTGCGAGGGCTGCGGGGTATGCTATAATATATGTCCTGAAAAGGCCATTGACATGGTTGACACTCTTTCGGGCCACTGGTATATCTCTGACACCAGATACGGCCCCATGGTCCATGCCAGGCTGGGAATAGCCGAGGAAAATTCTGGCAAACTGGTTTCGCTGGTAAAAAAGACCGCCCGGGATATAGCCGAAAGAGAAGGATATAAATATATAATCACCGACGGCCCGCCGGGAATCGGCTGCCCGGTAATTTCCACCCTTTCCGGAGCCGATGTGGCTCTGATCGTAACGGAGCCTACCGCCGCGGGATTGCATGATTTGGAGAGAGTATTGAAGCTGGCGGAGAATTTTAAAGTAACCGTAAAGGTAGTGATCAATAAGTTCGACCTGGCGCAAGAAAAAAGCAAAGAGATCGAACAGTACTGTATTTATAAAGGTATTGAGGTCATAGGGAAAATACCCTTTGACGAAGACGTTGTAAAAGCCATATCAAAAGGTGTTCCGCCGGTCGAGTACTCTTTTGGCCCGGCGGCGGAGGTTTTAAAAAATGTGGCAGTATTATCATTCGGTGACTCTGGATGTAGACAAGAGTAA
- a CDS encoding ATP-binding protein: MVGIAPTEAQDYFPNGGENMIIAIASGKGGTGKTTVAANLAVSLKDKMPVALLDCDVEEPNAHLFLMPEFTERESVTLPVPSIDSDKCTHCGICTRICAYHALADLGKKILVFEELCHGCGGCSLLCPAGAITEIHKEIGLVERGTAKGIEFVQGTLSIGSVLAPPVIKKVKSRIKSGPAVIIDSPPGTSCPMINAVSGADYCVLVTEPTPFGLSDLQLAVGVVRELGISFGVVINRAGMGDGEVEKYLQEQNIPLLMKIPFDRRYAACCARGGLLVEEFPELRQSFNNLWKAIERRVEA; this comes from the coding sequence ATGGTGGGCATTGCTCCCACTGAAGCTCAAGATTATTTTCCAAATGGCGGTGAAAACATGATAATTGCCATTGCCAGCGGGAAAGGCGGCACCGGGAAGACCACGGTAGCCGCCAATCTTGCCGTTTCATTAAAAGACAAAATGCCGGTAGCACTATTAGATTGTGATGTGGAAGAACCTAACGCCCACCTTTTCTTAATGCCGGAATTTACAGAAAGGGAGTCCGTTACACTGCCAGTGCCTTCCATAGATTCCGATAAATGCACCCACTGTGGAATTTGCACCAGAATATGCGCCTATCACGCCCTGGCGGATCTGGGCAAAAAGATACTGGTGTTTGAGGAACTCTGCCACGGCTGCGGGGGATGCAGCCTGCTCTGCCCGGCGGGAGCCATAACGGAAATACATAAAGAAATAGGGCTTGTGGAACGGGGCACTGCGAAAGGTATAGAATTTGTCCAGGGGACACTTTCCATCGGCTCGGTTCTGGCTCCACCGGTAATCAAGAAAGTGAAAAGCCGGATAAAAAGTGGCCCTGCGGTAATAATCGATTCACCGCCGGGCACATCGTGTCCCATGATAAATGCTGTATCTGGAGCCGATTACTGTGTGCTGGTGACGGAACCCACACCCTTCGGCTTGAGTGATTTGCAGCTGGCCGTGGGGGTTGTCAGGGAACTCGGGATTTCCTTTGGTGTCGTAATAAACAGGGCGGGTATGGGAGATGGTGAAGTCGAAAAATATCTGCAGGAGCAGAATATACCCCTGCTGATGAAGATTCCCTTTGACCGGCGGTATGCGGCCTGCTGTGCCCGGGGGGGACTGCTCGTTGAAGAATTTCCCGAGCTCAGACAGTCCTTTAACAACTTATGGAAGGCCATAGAAAGGCGGGTGGAGGCATGA
- a CDS encoding NifB/NifX family molybdenum-iron cluster-binding protein — MKIAIATEGNVVSAHFGHCPQYTIYDVDEKQNKINSKLVIENPGHQPGFLPGYLAELGVNCIIAGGMGPRAQELFAQNNIETITGVSGRVDDVIQEYLKGNIADGCNLCDHGEGDHGGHCSH; from the coding sequence ATGAAGATAGCCATAGCCACCGAAGGAAATGTAGTTTCAGCCCATTTCGGGCACTGTCCCCAGTATACCATATATGATGTGGATGAAAAGCAAAACAAGATAAACTCGAAATTGGTAATTGAAAATCCGGGGCACCAGCCGGGTTTCCTGCCCGGGTATCTGGCAGAATTAGGAGTCAACTGCATTATAGCCGGGGGTATGGGCCCAAGGGCTCAGGAACTGTTCGCCCAAAATAATATAGAAACCATAACCGGTGTTTCCGGCAGAGTGGACGATGTGATACAGGAATATCTCAAAGGAAATATTGCGGACGGCTGCAATCTGTGCGACCATGGAGAAGGAGACCATGGTGGGCATTGCTCCCACTGA
- a CDS encoding NifB/NifX family molybdenum-iron cluster-binding protein: MKVAVTAAGKDLNSMVDERFGRCRYFIFADSDTKEFEAVENEYASGAHGTGVQVAQFIVDKKASALITGNVGPNAMRVLTESGIKVFTTNSISVREALEYFREGKLSMASGPTTTPHM; the protein is encoded by the coding sequence ATGAAAGTTGCTGTTACAGCCGCAGGTAAAGATCTAAATTCCATGGTGGACGAAAGATTCGGCCGCTGCAGGTATTTTATATTTGCGGATTCTGATACAAAAGAATTTGAAGCCGTGGAAAACGAATATGCAAGCGGTGCTCACGGCACGGGTGTTCAGGTGGCCCAGTTCATAGTGGATAAAAAAGCTTCGGCTCTGATAACCGGGAATGTGGGTCCAAATGCCATGAGGGTATTGACGGAATCCGGAATAAAAGTATTTACTACCAATTCTATAAGCGTCAGGGAAGCCCTGGAATATTTTAGAGAAGGCAAATTGAGCATGGCTTCTGGCCCTACGACAACACCGCATATGTAA
- a CDS encoding DUF5320 domain-containing protein codes for MPRGDGTGPLGFGPMTGRAAGFCAGFPVPGYMNPVGRFWRRAAGYGRGLGLGAGRGWRWRYYATGLPFWARGYYPFDPAAVYPAAEDEQKYEAEALSQEAKYLKEQLKEIEARLEELKRAKKEGPDAEKSQG; via the coding sequence ATGCCTAGAGGCGATGGAACTGGCCCCCTGGGGTTCGGCCCCATGACCGGCAGAGCCGCCGGTTTCTGTGCCGGTTTTCCGGTACCGGGCTATATGAACCCTGTCGGGAGATTCTGGCGAAGAGCGGCAGGTTATGGCCGTGGCCTTGGGTTGGGCGCCGGCCGGGGATGGAGGTGGCGCTATTATGCTACCGGGCTGCCGTTTTGGGCAAGGGGATATTACCCTTTTGACCCTGCGGCGGTATATCCTGCCGCCGAGGATGAACAAAAGTATGAGGCAGAGGCCCTTTCTCAGGAGGCCAAATACCTGAAGGAACAGCTGAAAGAAATAGAAGCGAGATTGGAAGAACTTAAAAGGGCAAAAAAAGAAGGCCCTGATGCAGAAAAAAGCCAGGGCTGA
- a CDS encoding Mrp/NBP35 family ATP-binding protein: MNQNKTTAQKDREEKASTAPGVEKIPGGELNRIKNVVAIMSGKGGVGKSTVTGLLAVSLQRKGYKVGILDADITGPSIPRMFGVKNRPENIGFGLMPPESSSGIRIMSLNLLLENEDDPVIWRGPLIANAVKQFWTDVIWGDLDFLLIDLPPGTGDAPLTVMQSLPVDGLVIVSSPQDLVMMVVKKAINMTRMMGVPILGLVENYSYLICPKCGEKINIFGESRGSKAAEQVQIPYLGSLPLDYKLAELCDSGSIEMYDSDGIKGMGEWVKDLERLKKK; encoded by the coding sequence ATGAATCAAAACAAAACCACCGCACAAAAAGATCGGGAGGAAAAAGCCTCTACTGCTCCTGGAGTAGAAAAAATCCCTGGGGGTGAGTTAAACCGCATAAAAAATGTAGTAGCGATTATGAGCGGAAAAGGCGGAGTGGGCAAGTCCACCGTAACCGGGCTTCTAGCTGTAAGCCTGCAGAGGAAAGGCTACAAAGTAGGCATCCTTGATGCCGATATCACCGGGCCCAGCATACCGAGGATGTTCGGTGTAAAAAACCGTCCTGAGAATATCGGTTTCGGCCTGATGCCGCCCGAAAGCTCCTCGGGAATACGGATAATGTCTCTGAATCTGCTGCTGGAAAATGAGGATGACCCTGTCATATGGAGAGGCCCCCTTATTGCAAACGCAGTAAAACAATTCTGGACCGATGTGATATGGGGAGACCTGGACTTTTTGCTCATTGACCTTCCTCCGGGCACCGGCGATGCGCCGCTTACCGTCATGCAGTCTTTGCCCGTGGACGGACTGGTAATCGTCTCATCACCTCAGGATCTGGTTATGATGGTGGTAAAGAAGGCAATAAATATGACAAGGATGATGGGCGTTCCCATATTGGGCCTTGTGGAAAATTACAGTTACCTGATTTGTCCCAAATGCGGTGAGAAGATAAACATATTTGGTGAAAGCCGCGGGAGCAAAGCTGCGGAGCAGGTGCAGATTCCATATCTGGGTTCCCTGCCGTTAGATTACAAACTTGCCGAGCTGTGCGACAGCGGCAGCATAGAGATGTACGATAGCGATGGAATAAAAGGCATGGGAGAATGGGTAAAAGATCTGGAACGCCTTAAGAAGAAATAA
- a CDS encoding MBL fold metallo-hydrolase has product MPGFSLTGEVPRKTGFEKGEKDLVIIIGDSFVQDPIIDDQSLVIETEKGLFIILGYAHACIINIINYAIERTGQNHIHAIIGGTRLGAVSEEQQEKSIKALKEFDVDRIGVSHCTGLKASMRLVQEFGEQFFFCNVGTVIEL; this is encoded by the coding sequence GTGCCGGGGTTTTCACTGACAGGAGAGGTGCCCAGAAAGACAGGCTTCGAAAAGGGGGAGAAAGATCTTGTAATTATCATAGGTGACAGTTTTGTTCAGGATCCTATTATAGATGACCAATCATTAGTCATTGAAACCGAAAAGGGTCTTTTCATCATACTCGGTTATGCACATGCATGCATAATAAATATTATCAACTACGCCATTGAACGGACCGGTCAAAATCATATTCACGCCATTATCGGCGGGACCCGCCTGGGTGCAGTAAGTGAAGAACAGCAAGAAAAAAGCATCAAGGCTTTAAAGGAATTTGATGTGGATCGCATAGGAGTTTCTCATTGCACAGGATTAAAAGCCTCGATGCGCCTGGTGCAGGAATTCGGGGAACAGTTTTTCTTCTGTAATGTGGGAACTGTGATAGAATTATAA
- a CDS encoding Gfo/Idh/MocA family oxidoreductase: MGKINVVQMGLGPIGNQITRFLAERKNFNIVGAIDADEKKVGQDVGTLAGLPEPIGVKVSKDIKSVLKNNNVDAVILTTTSSLASIREQIINLLEYGVNIVTTCEELSYPWLTNPEISREIDEKAKSKKVSVLATGVNPGFLMDFLPLSLTSVCRSVDKITVERIQDATFRRIPFQKKIGAGLSIKEFHEKVEKGILRHVGLTESIHMIASRLGWKLEKTEDIITPVIATRLIKTNNMTIQPGDVAGVQQVGRGIVDGQVAINLVFRASVGEPESRDSIIIEGTPRIESTIHGGVNGDIATCAIMVNSIPVVVHSRPGLRTMSDIETLSFFK; the protein is encoded by the coding sequence ATGGGAAAAATCAATGTGGTCCAGATGGGGCTGGGGCCTATTGGCAACCAGATAACCAGATTTCTTGCGGAAAGAAAAAATTTCAACATCGTGGGTGCCATTGATGCAGACGAAAAAAAAGTCGGCCAGGATGTGGGCACCCTGGCGGGTTTGCCGGAACCCATCGGCGTCAAAGTTTCAAAGGATATTAAGTCTGTGCTGAAAAACAATAATGTGGACGCGGTTATTCTTACAACGACTTCAAGTCTCGCTTCCATTCGGGAGCAGATAATAAACCTTCTGGAATATGGAGTGAATATTGTTACAACATGCGAAGAACTATCATACCCATGGTTGACCAACCCGGAAATTTCCAGAGAGATTGATGAGAAAGCGAAAAGTAAAAAGGTATCCGTGCTTGCAACAGGTGTCAATCCAGGCTTTTTAATGGACTTTCTACCGCTTTCTTTGACTTCGGTATGTCGAAGTGTGGATAAAATAACAGTGGAAAGGATACAGGACGCCACCTTCAGGAGGATACCCTTCCAGAAAAAAATCGGCGCCGGGTTATCCATAAAGGAATTTCATGAAAAGGTCGAAAAAGGAATTTTAAGACATGTTGGCCTGACGGAGTCAATTCATATGATAGCGTCCAGGCTGGGATGGAAACTGGAAAAAACTGAAGACATCATAACTCCTGTTATCGCCACGAGACTTATAAAAACGAATAACATGACAATACAACCCGGAGATGTTGCAGGGGTCCAGCAAGTCGGTAGGGGCATAGTCGATGGACAGGTGGCAATCAATCTGGTATTCAGGGCATCTGTTGGAGAACCCGAGTCTAGAGACAGCATAATAATAGAAGGAACACCCAGAATCGAATCTACAATCCATGGCGGCGTCAATGGAGACATCGCCACCTGCGCCATTATGGTAAATTCTATTCCGGTAGTGGTTCATTCCAGACCGGGTCTCAGGACCATGTCGGATATCGAAACACTGTCTTTCTTCAAATAG
- a CDS encoding DUF3870 domain-containing protein yields MNYDKNTIYVTGLAKTSKTDPISDIFSTFFVGVMVNSTDNKIIDFTCNTVSQKTSSFIESIIVGYNLLEDMDEIVSQIERRFLGTAQKALIVALKDAQNKYKMFKESGISS; encoded by the coding sequence TTGAACTACGATAAGAACACAATATATGTTACCGGTCTTGCCAAAACCAGCAAAACCGATCCCATCAGCGATATATTCAGCACGTTTTTTGTAGGGGTAATGGTAAATTCAACTGACAATAAAATAATCGATTTTACCTGCAATACTGTTTCACAAAAGACTTCGAGCTTTATAGAATCTATAATTGTGGGGTATAATTTGTTGGAGGATATGGATGAAATAGTATCCCAGATAGAGCGGAGGTTTTTGGGAACAGCCCAAAAGGCTTTGATAGTGGCATTAAAAGATGCTCAGAACAAATACAAAATGTTCAAGGAATCAGGCATTTCAAGTTAG
- a CDS encoding metal ABC transporter substrate-binding protein, protein MKRFKKALVFIAIFSLIFTVAGCTAKRADYAPTKVDSSRLVIYTTFYPLYDFTKKIVRDRAQVENIIPAGVEPHDYEPFPKQIAGIYDARVFVFLGDVMEPWAQKLEGQLRDKGITVVEAGKGLIENHDPHIWLDPVLAKEMARRIYDAVAAADADNKSYYEENFNELVAKLDELDKSYRENLANLKRKEFITSHAAFGYMAKRYGLVQIPISGLSPQEEPSPKKMAELAELCRQKNIKYIFFETLVSPKLSETLAREVGAKTMVLNPIGGLTSEEIKAGEDYFSIMQKNLDNIKKALTE, encoded by the coding sequence ATGAAAAGGTTTAAAAAAGCATTAGTATTCATTGCAATTTTTTCCCTAATTTTCACGGTGGCCGGTTGTACTGCAAAAAGAGCCGATTATGCTCCTACCAAAGTTGATTCAAGTCGTCTTGTCATTTACACTACCTTTTATCCGCTGTATGATTTTACCAAAAAAATAGTAAGGGACAGAGCACAGGTAGAGAACATTATACCGGCAGGAGTGGAACCCCACGATTATGAACCTTTCCCAAAGCAAATAGCCGGGATTTATGATGCTAGGGTATTCGTATTTCTTGGAGATGTCATGGAACCCTGGGCCCAAAAGCTGGAAGGGCAGCTCAGGGATAAGGGGATAACGGTAGTGGAAGCAGGAAAAGGCCTTATAGAAAATCATGACCCTCACATCTGGCTGGATCCCGTCCTTGCTAAAGAAATGGCCCGCCGTATATATGATGCGGTGGCTGCCGCCGATGCCGACAACAAATCCTATTATGAAGAAAACTTCAATGAACTGGTGGCAAAACTGGATGAACTGGACAAAAGCTATAGAGAAAACCTGGCAAATCTGAAAAGAAAAGAGTTTATTACATCCCATGCGGCATTTGGCTACATGGCAAAAAGATACGGATTAGTGCAAATACCAATTTCAGGGCTTTCGCCCCAGGAGGAACCTTCACCCAAAAAAATGGCAGAACTGGCCGAACTTTGCAGGCAAAAAAATATAAAATACATTTTCTTTGAAACTCTAGTAAGTCCTAAACTTTCCGAAACCTTGGCCCGGGAGGTAGGAGCGAAAACCATGGTATTAAATCCCATCGGTGGGCTTACATCTGAAGAAATAAAGGCCGGTGAGGATTATTTTTCAATTATGCAGAAAAATCTCGACAATATTAAAAAAGCTTTAACTGAATAA